The following proteins come from a genomic window of Corynebacterium falsenii:
- a CDS encoding DUF2505 family protein gives MAKTKEFSSSVDLPIERVHQIVTSEQYLTTTDEMITESTVEILHAERQVGDDGEVRALVTVTSATPQDSDTPTEEKEHQPESLLNEDPHEPTGDGDSNGLETTQATIVSAPDADGSFRMISDTPLPNGMGEMSTTFSFVPAGPSETTVNVQAMANVKIPIVGGKLAKKLLESSEQTVENGLERVRRLDQVQS, from the coding sequence ATGGCAAAGACTAAGGAATTCTCCAGCAGTGTGGACCTGCCCATCGAGCGGGTCCATCAGATTGTGACCTCCGAGCAGTACCTCACCACCACCGACGAGATGATTACCGAGTCCACCGTTGAGATCCTGCACGCGGAGCGTCAGGTGGGGGATGACGGCGAAGTCCGCGCCCTAGTCACTGTGACATCGGCGACGCCACAAGATAGCGACACCCCGACGGAGGAGAAGGAGCACCAGCCCGAGAGCCTCCTCAACGAAGATCCGCACGAGCCCACCGGTGACGGTGACAGCAACGGGCTGGAAACCACCCAGGCGACCATCGTGAGCGCGCCCGATGCGGATGGTTCCTTCCGCATGATCTCCGATACTCCGCTGCCCAACGGGATGGGCGAGATGTCCACCACTTTCAGCTTCGTCCCGGCCGGACCGAGCGAGACCACCGTCAACGTCCAGGCTATGGCGAACGTGAAGATCCCGATCGTCGGCGGCAAGCTGGCGAAGAAGCTGCTGGAGAGCTCCGAGCAGACCGTGGAAAACGGGCTGGAGCGGGTGCGCCGCCTCGACCAGGTGCAGAGCTAG
- the ramA gene encoding acetate metabolism transcriptional regulator RamA, whose protein sequence is MDQQRQREDEDVIISALNSLKNATGIPVTMYGTCMDDGKLHINKWVGLRTPALYNLEINAGAGVGGRVMTTRRPVGVSDYTRTKYITHEFDRQVRDEGLHSIVAVPVIVSREMKGVLYGGVHSRARMGDKVLEEVTMTARCLEQELAVNDALRKSDGGRAAAAASPNPKQVRTMSGAEWEQVRATHSKLRMLANRVDDDTLRRDLEVLCDQMVSPVRVKQTTKLSARELDVLACVALGHTNVEAAAEMGIGAETVKSYLRSVMRKLGAHTRYEAVNAARRIGALP, encoded by the coding sequence GTGGACCAACAGCGGCAACGCGAGGACGAAGACGTCATCATTTCTGCCCTCAATTCTTTAAAGAATGCCACTGGAATCCCGGTCACCATGTACGGCACGTGCATGGACGATGGGAAGCTGCACATCAACAAATGGGTGGGACTGCGCACTCCCGCTCTCTACAACCTGGAGATCAACGCCGGCGCGGGTGTCGGCGGCCGGGTGATGACCACGCGCCGCCCCGTGGGCGTATCCGACTACACCCGTACGAAGTACATCACCCACGAGTTCGACCGCCAGGTGCGCGACGAAGGGCTGCACTCCATCGTGGCCGTGCCGGTGATCGTGTCGCGGGAAATGAAGGGGGTCCTGTACGGCGGGGTGCACTCCCGCGCCCGCATGGGGGACAAGGTGTTGGAAGAGGTCACCATGACCGCTCGCTGCCTCGAGCAGGAACTCGCGGTCAACGACGCCCTGCGTAAGAGCGACGGTGGCCGCGCCGCCGCTGCCGCATCACCCAACCCGAAGCAGGTCCGCACGATGTCTGGCGCGGAGTGGGAGCAGGTCCGTGCTACTCACAGCAAGCTGCGCATGCTGGCTAACCGCGTGGATGATGACACTCTCCGCCGCGACCTCGAGGTCCTCTGCGATCAGATGGTCTCCCCGGTTCGGGTGAAGCAAACCACGAAGCTCTCCGCACGCGAGCTGGACGTTCTCGCCTGCGTGGCCCTGGGGCACACCAATGTGGAAGCCGCCGCCGAGATGGGCATTGGTGCGGAGACGGTGAAGAGCTACCTGCGCTCGGTCATGCGCAAGCTCGGGGCGCACACCCGTTACGAAGCCGTCAACGCTGCGCGCCGCATCGGAGCCCTGCCCTGA